Below is a genomic region from Sphaeramia orbicularis chromosome 6, fSphaOr1.1, whole genome shotgun sequence.
GTCTGATCATATTAATACATTGCAGGATCAAATGCAACATTCAAGAGCCAGAGTGTATTAGAGATATTCTGATCAACTCTGCAAAGCATCTGGGGTTACTCAAGTTTGGAGTTTGGAAGAACATGGCTAAAATCATCAATTGTGGTAAGTAAGCAGAAAAAGCCTCAAAGTTCAGGTTTATTTTGGGGTGCTGACACTGTACTGAACTTTTTCACTTTTAGCTCCCAttaccctggatccaaacacggCCCAATCCAACCTGAGGTTCTCTGAAGAGTTGACCTGTGTGCAATACAACAGTAAGAAGCTCCTACCAGACAACCTTGAACGCTGCACcagtcgtgtgtgtgtgcttggagCGATCGGCTTCACATCTGGAAAACACAGCTGGACCGTAGAAGTTGGACAAGGCAAAAACTGGTACATCGGAGCAGCTCAAGAGTCCATCAAAAGAAAGAGTACCATCTTTCTCAACCCCAGCGAAGGTTTCTGGGTGATCAGCTTGAGCAACGGAGACTCATATTGGGCACAGACCTCGCCTCGCATCAAACTGGTGTTAAAGCAGAAGCCACAGAAGATAACTGTGGAGCTAGATTATGACAAAGGAAAAGTGGTGTTCATCAACACTGCCGACTCAACAACAATATATACATTCAAAGACAAATTCACTGAGAGAATTTTCCCTTACTTCTCCCCTGGGCTATACGACGATGAGAAGAAATCCAGTCCGCTAAAAATCTGTCCTCAAACAGTAAGAGTGGACGTAGAATAAACTCACACATAGTAAACACACAGGGTTTTGCACCAAAGTATGAATTTACTGATCAAAAACAACATTATTTAATCCATACTTTACAAATTAAATTAAGTATTAAGATAATAATCTGATGTTCACGAAAagatcaaatgtttttttctttcaaacaTGACAGTAAATCTCTTCGACTTGAGGGAATTAAACTTTAAAAGTAATTTGGTATTATTGACTGTCCTTCTCTTTGCTTTTGGATTTCCTCTGTGATGCCATGTCTTTAAGTTTAGAGTCCAGCCTCCTCTGCAGATAGGCTTTCTTATTAGGGTCCATGGACTTGTCCTTCTTCCCGCTCCCAGCATAAAGGACACCCTCTTTACTTATTCTCATCCGAGCATGAGATTTGGCTTTATCTCCACAGCCGTGAACCTAAAAAAACGCGAACAAATCATCAACTTTTTGGACAAAGCATTAAACCTTAAAGCAAATCCTTACATCTAGCTATAAAAAAAGTATGACTGTATAATATGaccaaataaacaacacaaaccAGACTGTTTATTCTTCTTTTACCTCTGGTATGTGATGACTGAGACAATATTGCCTATTGCAAAACAGGCAAAGCTGGCCCAACGTTAGAACAGAAGCCTTGCACTTGACAAAACTGCACACACTGTCGGCCTTCATGACAGCACTGATGAGTGTGTCGAAGTCGCCATCTGGAGAAGCTGCAGCAGCGATGTCGCATGCCCCTGCCTTGGTTCGGTTCTTTCCTAGAAAACAAAAAAGGTTATAGATCTCTTGACAAACTCTGAAAGGAAGACAGACTAGATGTTTTTATGGCAAACCTTTAGAAGACTTGGACTTCTTTGAAGACTGTGCCTCTCCTGATGGGAtgctgttctgttgtttttttggttgggCATTTTCTTCCCTTTTCTGTTGCTCCCTCTTCATTCGCTCCAAATGTAAACTTTTTAAATCTACAGCAGACTGACCCGCTGGCTCTCTTAGTGGACTTGGCATAGTTTTCCCTTTATGGTCTGATTCTTCCTCTTTGTTTTCCTCTCGTGCTGGCTCCTCAGCTGCTCTTGAACTCGGGGGTCTGGAGACAGTGATGCATCTGTCTTTGCCCTCACCTTTGCTCTCATGCACAAGGCCCAACTCTTCAGCAATCTGGTGCACCAGCAGACGATCGTGAGAGTTAAACGTAGGGGGAAACTGTAGTTCACTCTGATTTAAGTTCTTCAGAAAGCTCTCAACCTGTTCTCTGATCTCTATATATCTGTTCTTGTTCTCTTCATTCTCTGTTAGAGCTGTTCCAGGTTTTGTAAGCTTATGTGTCCCAGCTGTTCCTTCCTTACTACTCACATCAGTAGATTTCTTCTGCACTTGTTTGGTCTTGTTTGGGGGCTGGTCCTTGGGCTTCTGTTTGGTCGACTTAGAGCTGCTAGACGTATTAACCTTTGTGTCTTTGAGCTCACGGGTGTAATTCTGTGGCACGATGTCTTGGATGTACTCAAATGCTGTTCTGACCTCACCAAACTCTGTCATATGACCGATGAGGGACTTTAAGAAAACGTGATTCTGAACAGTttgagtatcacacacgacagcAATGTGGCGTCTAGCACGAGTAACAGCCACATTTATCCTTCTGTCCTCTGCCAAAAATCCAACTTCACCTAAAAAAAGACGATGAATAGATACGTGGGTATGTTAAATGATAAACAATTAAAGTTGATAATGTGCATGTTGCGGAAGAATCTGACAGGACTTTACATCCGGGTTTTACCTTTTCTGTTGGACCGAACTAATGACAACACCACAGCTTCTTTTTCTCTGCCCTGAAATCCATCTACAGACTTAATCTCCAGCTCTGGATGCCTTGCAGAAAGTTTCTGACGCAGCAGATCAACcttcacaaaaaatacacacataaaaccaCATTACGTGAACTGGACACAGCACTTTAATGCATCTCAGggtgtattttcattattttttcttaattctgtTTGGGGTTTTTAAATTCATTAATGTAAAagttttaattatctttttaaaaTGATATTCAAACCCTCATGTTGTCTTCAAAAACATAGATTGTCAAACAGTGattttacactgttgcccataaagttgaaataaaatattgtttacctattctcatgaaatgattgtgacaatgtgactgATTCTcaaaaaggtgattactgatgtgtacacACAGGAATAAAAAGAATGTGTTTGAAAACAAATTGTTCCAAATTCATGGGTAACTATATTTGCAGTTACCCATTATACAGTACATGGTAAAGTTCCACCTCTATGGTTTAGATTTTTTAGATCTTCACATATATCACTTACTTGTAAATTGTATGGCGCGATAACAGCTATATCTTTGGCTTTAACTCCAGCTTCAGTCAAAGCCTTTATGTGGATTTCAACAATGTCTACTTCACCTGaggatagaaaaaaaacacacagttagATCTGACACTAGAAAATTGCAAAACTACTTTGCTTTTTTTGAATACATATGTCAGACCTTGATTGCCTTTGGACTGTTCATCTGTAACCTCCATTTCAGTCAGACCACAGCCTGCAGTGTCAATTAGTAGCAGCGGAGTGCTGGTCTCTTCTACACAGGCGACTCCTGGTATATCTCTATTTAGATGGAAGAcagtcatttttaaaaagatgTTCTTCAAGAGCAGGCAGGAAACATTTTTGACATCCAAGTTGATTCTCACTTCAGTAAATGTCTCTCGACGGAGCTGTGAGCTGTTAGCCTGCCCTGGTACATCTCTTTGGAGGCCCACTCCATGATGGCACTGTTCATGCGGTACTGGACAGTAAGCATACGGACCACTGAGTCCCCATACATCTGAATAAGCCTCTCCATAAGACTCAGAGACAGTCCTTTTGATGCAGCACTGTGTGGGATATGTATAGATAAAGTCATAAAAACCATATAACAAAggaacattttagtttttttttaactgggaTCACTGCATAAAAAGAGGAAAAGTATTTTTTACGTTTGTGATTTGATGGTAGGTGGCAATTGCTTGTAGTCTCCAGCCAGAATACATTTACGTGCTCTGAGGAGGGCAATCCAGCAGCTGCTTTCCAGGGCCTGAGCGCATTCATCTATCACCACCCAATCAAAATGTTCTGCTGGGAGGAACTTCAGAGGGCCGTCATCACAAGCACCTGCAGACACAGACAAGTGGGCTCTGATTGCATTTCTACATCTCTGCCGGTACTTAAGGACATTATTTTGTTCACAAGGGGACATAACTGACCTGTGTTGGTTGATAACACAACATCAGCACTTTTAAGGATCTGGGTAATGGCTGCTGCTTCTCTGGTTTTCAGCTCTTTTCTTAGCTCCCCAATTTCCCTTTTCAAGTTGCCTCGCTCTCCTTTATCATGCATCTTCTTTACTCCCATCTTGACAAAAGAAAATATCAGAATCCTTTAGGGTTTCAAAAGATTAAATGTAAGTCTTTTTAAAGTCacttaagatttattttttgttatcaaGCCAGATATTATTGAACTTGCATTCACCCCCTACTATTAAGAGAATCAATTACAAAATATTACTTCCATGAGTAGCATTTGGGACATTGTGTTAGCCCTCACACCACATTACAGCATATTAGGTTGGTGTGTTTGGATAAAATGCAGCTTGCATTAATGGTAATGTTATTGtagagtttttattttatttttttttaatgcatgatCAATACAATTTTTCCTCAAAACGCAGTGAAAAGCAAGACTGACATGAAAGGAATCTTATAAAAACCAAATATTTTCAAGACCAGTCAAAATcatatttcagacattttaagatttagatttttggattTTAGACTTTACTTCTTAAGGACCTGCAGAAACTAATTTTAGATAAAACATTAACAGAGGTACACGCCAACAGACTTACAAAAGCCTTATCCATGTCTTTACGAATGTCAGAAATGATGTTTGCATTGTCACTCTGAGCGAGGATGGCATCCAGTGAATGTTTCTGTATCGACTCCAGCAGTCTGGCAGGGTGACCCAGCCTCAGGACTTTGGCCTTGCACTGTGCTAACCTCTCCACTAAGTTATCCACAGCAACATTAGAGGGGGCACAGCACAGGAcctacacatacacagaaaccGGTAAAGAAAAGAATCCTGTCTATGCTGAGATTATGCAAACATATGAAAAGATACACATTGAAAACACTCCACCTTCTGGCCTTGTTTGACAGCCTGCAGGATGATCTCCACCACAGTGGTGGTTTTCCCAGTCCCTGGAGGTCCATGAATCACAGCTAGTTCTCTCTGAGACAAAGCAAAAGACACAGCATCTCTCTGGGATTCATCCAGGTTTGGGTTAAAGAATTCCATTTCATCTGATGAGATATGAGAAGCACAAAATTAAccattttgttgtgttgtttagaTTGTATACTGTATAACAATATAAATTAAGAATCATAAGAAAAAATAGGATAACTTTCAACAAGATATGTCAGATAAAACTTACAGCGCTGTGACTGTGTAGAAGGTTTGCTATCTCCAAACAGAACATTTATCAGATTGGCAGCTGGACCATTGCCGTATCCATTTAAAGCATTCAAGGCACTACAGGCATAAAAACAAAGAGAGATTAAGTTATTTCACAGtttcaaaatgtatgttttatagAGTTGTACATTTGAGATTTCACTTACTGTTTCATTCGTTTGTAGGTGACATCATTGGCTAATTTTAAGAGGTTAAAAAGACCATCTGTATCAAAACTAAAGCCATCCTTTGAGTCATCAAAAGCCACACTGATTGATGCCTGGCTGACTCTCGTCACAATCCCTGTGCTGATCTGAGAAGATGCACTGCATCCACCCACATCATACAAACCAACTATGTCCCCTGGggaaaaaatgcataaatgacacatgaagaaaaatgtgacataaaaataacaaaacatctAAGATCAAATGTTCAGTTTCTCACCAGGTCCAAAGTTGTTGCTTGGAAGAACAGAGAAACCAAGATGTTTTCTTGGCTCAAGAACAACAACTGTACGGCCATACAAGCCTGTGGACTGACTCCCTATCTGCAGTTTCAGCAAACATACTCCTTTATTTTGAAGATCCTTAAGAGATATATTTTCCTGCCAAATTCTGTGGAAAAAGTAAAGAGAGTCATTTAATAGGgacaagattttttcttttttagatgcATCCATGCTTTTCTACAAGATGGTTTGCCCTCATTATGTTTAATATCAGTAGTCTCCTCTATATCAAGTCAGACTGATTTGAAACTTGCAGGCTGATTATTATAACCATGATATAACAATAGAGATTCATTGTTGGAGTTACAGTTCCTGGGGGGAAATGCCTTGTTAAAGACAATAGAATCTCTCTCAAGATAAAAAGTTAAGAGATTAAAGGCAGTTTACTTGTCAAAAGGAGtataaaaagaaaataacccTATGATGGTTGTCTAAAACAATACTACTTTGTATTATTGGAAGTTTTGGATCCAGGATTTTTCCTAAATTGTTTGAATAAAAGCCAGAATATCCAAGCTAACTATTTTAATACTCATTTAACACGGTGCAACAGGAGAAGCTTCACTCATCCTCTGTTATAAATTCTAAGTGTAATTTCTCGTACCTTGTCTCTGCTATTTcagcctctctctcctcctgtagAAGCTCAAGTGTCTTAAACACAAACTGTTCAACAGCCATGACTCACTGCAAAAAGATCATCAGACCCAAACATCATGTCACTCAGTTTCAGCTACACACAACCTACAAAAAGTTAACATTGACACCAGGCGACTACATTTGACCCGTTTAAATGTATTGAAAAGGACCAGTCTAAATGGTCTCCTTTTCGTCGTGATGTAGCATGTGAAGAAAAACCAGGCAAATATATCTTAAGTGCTATAGAGCTGATTTACAGTAATATTCCCATGTTAGCTTATTAAACAAACTCAACTGAGTCACTTTAGCTTAGCTTGCGCGGAGTTAGCAAACAGTGCTTACGCTTACCCATTAATGTGGAAATAGTTGCTAGTAAAAACCGAAAGAACAGACGCCAGAAAATCAAGATTAATTCAGGAAATATTTGTCATGTCAACATATTTACACCGGGAGAATTACAGTAGTCATGCAGCCTTCTTTGCTTGTGTTTAGCCTCTCCTGTCACTAGCTGCTGCCACCTACCGCCTCGGATGACTCTCTGCTTGTCACAGGAaacttttatttggaaaagctCAAACCGGAAGTCGCTGTGCTACGTTGACGCTCCAGAAACACGTTGAGCTGAGTTGTCAATCAAGCTGAATCAAAGCGATATTTTTAATTATAAATCCAGGTTACATCTGTTGTAGCAGGATGCACGGGGCCGTTTGGGCTCGTTGCTGTGTGTGAGGCTTAGATCTCTGCAGGACATGTTGGTTTATTATCAGCAACATCTCAGTCAGGAAGGAAGGAAGCACTTGCACTGCAAAGCTGCAGACCTGAGCTAAcccatttttatttacagctgtaCGACTCATTTTTGCGCCTTTTTGGAAATGAGAACGACGGTTGTGCTGTTACAGGCCATCTCATGCTGCTGGTTGGTCAGTGCAACACTTTCTAAAACTGATGCAAAGAAGTCGCACAAAGCTGAGGCTGAGGTGAGTAACTTCTGGTCTTACCTTGAGATGGAATAAGCTGTTTACTGTCAGGCCACAAAGTCTGACATAAAATCTGCCTTGTCTACATCGTATCTGGTCTGACATACTGCAGGACTCCCTCATCTGTGCTGTCCAGGATCAGGAAGTCCCCCTCTGTCCTTATCTGTCATGGTGTGTGTTGTCTGTTTCTAAAACTGTGCTTTTGTCCTCTCTTTGATTCCACTGTTTAGACAACTCCAGCAGAGTTGTCTGTGTTGGACAGAGGCCTTGTTGTGTCAGACACGCATTGGAAAGACATAGTCAAGGAAGAAAAGAGATACTCTGCTCATATCAAGAAAGGATTTCAAGGACAAGTGCTCGGATATGTTACACCTGTAAGTTTAAAAAACAGCACAGCTACTAAAACTACAACCTCATTTCACTACAAAACTCAAAGATCAGTTCTAGTTTTCACTCAAGCAAAAAactac
It encodes:
- the ighmbp2 gene encoding DNA-binding protein SMUBP-2; this translates as MAVEQFVFKTLELLQEEREAEIAETRIWQENISLKDLQNKGVCLLKLQIGSQSTGLYGRTVVVLEPRKHLGFSVLPSNNFGPGDIVGLYDVGGCSASSQISTGIVTRVSQASISVAFDDSKDGFSFDTDGLFNLLKLANDVTYKRMKHALNALNGYGNGPAANLINVLFGDSKPSTQSQRYEMEFFNPNLDESQRDAVSFALSQRELAVIHGPPGTGKTTTVVEIILQAVKQGQKVLCCAPSNVAVDNLVERLAQCKAKVLRLGHPARLLESIQKHSLDAILAQSDNANIISDIRKDMDKAFMGVKKMHDKGERGNLKREIGELRKELKTREAAAITQILKSADVVLSTNTGACDDGPLKFLPAEHFDWVVIDECAQALESSCWIALLRARKCILAGDYKQLPPTIKSQTAASKGLSLSLMERLIQMYGDSVVRMLTVQYRMNSAIMEWASKEMYQGRLTAHSSVERHLLKDIPGVACVEETSTPLLLIDTAGCGLTEMEVTDEQSKGNQGEVDIVEIHIKALTEAGVKAKDIAVIAPYNLQVDLLRQKLSARHPELEIKSVDGFQGREKEAVVLSLVRSNRKGEVGFLAEDRRINVAVTRARRHIAVVCDTQTVQNHVFLKSLIGHMTEFGEVRTAFEYIQDIVPQNYTRELKDTKVNTSSSSKSTKQKPKDQPPNKTKQVQKKSTDVSSKEGTAGTHKLTKPGTALTENEENKNRYIEIREQVESFLKNLNQSELQFPPTFNSHDRLLVHQIAEELGLVHESKGEGKDRCITVSRPPSSRAAEEPAREENKEEESDHKGKTMPSPLREPAGQSAVDLKSLHLERMKREQQKREENAQPKKQQNSIPSGEAQSSKKSKSSKGKNRTKAGACDIAAAASPDGDFDTLISAVMKADSVCSFVKCKASVLTLGQLCLFCNRQYCLSHHIPEVHGCGDKAKSHARMRISKEGVLYAGSGKKDKSMDPNKKAYLQRRLDSKLKDMASQRKSKSKEKDSQ